Proteins encoded by one window of Anguilla rostrata isolate EN2019 chromosome 9, ASM1855537v3, whole genome shotgun sequence:
- the sra1 gene encoding steroid receptor RNA activator 1, which translates to MEELYVKPGNQERGWNDPPQFSYGLQTAQGGPKRNLLNKRVPPPQLQGSQSPVPGGAPPPKVLSTPPLNPLAPPPCAVVTPPLPCPAPTQHADSPSAQSECEPNVDDIIGVLGWALTACRESVKKQVCDDVERRLKIFEEVWRAGKLSLPVKKRMSSLAEEMKSRNWERANEIHRALIVDYVNEVSQWMVGVKRLIAETRNLSADKLDQIQSPVHSSEACPE; encoded by the exons ATGGAAGAACTTTACGTCAAACCAG GTAATCAGGAGCGCGGGTGGAATGACCCTCCTCAGTTTTCATACGGCTTGCAGACGGCCCAGGGAGGGCCTAAACGGAACCTTCTCAATAAAAGAGTACCTCCGCCGCAGTTACAAGGGTCTCAGA GTCCTGTCCCTGGTGGGGCACCTCCCCCAAAAGTTCTCTCAACTCCACCCCTCAACCCATTGGCCCCACCCCCATGTGCAGTGGTCACACCCCCACTACCATGTCCGGCTCCCACACAACATGCAGACTCTCCCTCTGCCCAATCAGAGTGTGAGCCTAATGTGGATGACATCATCGGGGTCCTCGGCTGGGCACTGACTGCTTGTAGAGAGTCTGTAAAG AAGCAAGTCTGCGATGATGTTGAAAGGCGACTTAAGATCTTTGAGGAGGTATGGAGGGCAGGCAAACTGTCCCTCCCTGTCAAAAAGAGAATGAGCTCGCTGGCTGAAG AGATGAAAAGCAGAAACTGGGAGCGGGCGAATGAGATTCACCGAGCGCTGATCGTGGACTACGTCAACGAGGTCAGCCAGTGGATGGTGGGAGTCAAGCGGCTGATCGCCGAGACCCGCAACCTGAGCGCAGACAAACTGGACCAGATCCAGAGCCCGGTTCACAGCAGTGAAGCTTGCCCCGAATAG